AGTGGAGGATGCCCGCGACACCGCCTCCCATGTCGCCCGCCACGGCAGCCGCACTACGTACCGGTACCGCAACGAACCGTTCGATCGGTACGACGAGGCCGAGGCCTTCGTGGGCGAATTTTACAACCGCTGGCCGTTCCGCGAAACGGGCCTCTACCGTCCGGTGCCGTCCATCCGCTACAACCGCGTGGAAGGCCTCGTGCTCGGCGCGCGCCTGATGCCGCTCGAATGGGGCGACTTCGAGCAGGCGAAGATCTACGGCCAGGCCGGCTACGCCTTTGAATTGAAGAAGGGCCGTTTCGAAGGCGGCGCCGAATTCGCCCCCTTCTACCGGGGGAACGACGACTTCCAGTTCAAGCTCGGCGGATCCTACCGCTACAACACCGGCACAAACGACACCTGGAAGATCAGCTGGGTCGAGAACACGCTCGCCGCGATGCTCTTCGAGTACGACTACATGGATTATTACCAGACCGAGGGCTTCACGGTCTACGCCATGCAGCGGCTCACGCCCTTCGCCCAGATCAGCGCCGGCTACCGGGACGACGACTACAGCAGCCTCGTCAACAACACCTCGTGGTCGCTCTTCGGCAGCCGCGACTTCCGCATCAATCCGCTGGTGGATGAAGGCCGGATGACCTCCTACGTCTTCGCCATCGAAGGCGGGATGCTGTCGCACCTGTCGACCTACCCGCGCGGATTCGCCTACCGGCTCGAGGCCGAAACCGGCACCTTCGCCAGCCGGTCGTTCGACCGCTTCGTCGGCGACGCCCGCATCTACATCCCGATGGGCTTCAAAAACACGCTGGCGCTCCGGGCCCGCGGCGGCGTCGCGTCGGACGATGCGCCGTTCCAGAAGCTCTTTACGCTGGGCGGGATCGGATCCGTACGCGGATACCCCCAGAATGCCTATTACGGATCGCGCATGCTGCTGGGCAACGCCGAACTGACCATCGCCCGCATCTCGCCGCTCAGCGACTGGATGGACGACGTGCAGGTCTTTGGCTTCGGCGACGCCGGCTGGACCAACACCATCGCCGGCACCAACACGTTCGACCTCGGCGACCTCTTCACCTCCGCCGGCTTCGGGATGAGCTTCGCCGACCGGACGATCCGCCTCGAACTGGCCTGGCCGCTGACCGACCTGCCCGGCGTCGACCGCGAGCCCACCCTTTGGCTGCGGCTCACGCCGACATTCTGACCCCGGTCATTTGGTCATTGGTCATTGATGCGAATCAGCCGTTGAAACGGTTCAGCAAAAAGAAATGTCATCTCGACCGAACCCCCGCGTACGCGGGGGGAAGCGGAGAGACCTCCTTATGCCGAGCACTGCGCCTTTGAGGATGCGGCAGCGTCGTGATCTCCAAATGACATTCAAAAGCCC
The genomic region above belongs to Rhodothermales bacterium and contains:
- a CDS encoding DUF5686 family protein codes for the protein VEDARDTASHVARHGSRTTYRYRNEPFDRYDEAEAFVGEFYNRWPFRETGLYRPVPSIRYNRVEGLVLGARLMPLEWGDFEQAKIYGQAGYAFELKKGRFEGGAEFAPFYRGNDDFQFKLGGSYRYNTGTNDTWKISWVENTLAAMLFEYDYMDYYQTEGFTVYAMQRLTPFAQISAGYRDDDYSSLVNNTSWSLFGSRDFRINPLVDEGRMTSYVFAIEGGMLSHLSTYPRGFAYRLEAETGTFASRSFDRFVGDARIYIPMGFKNTLALRARGGVASDDAPFQKLFTLGGIGSVRGYPQNAYYGSRMLLGNAELTIARISPLSDWMDDVQVFGFGDAGWTNTIAGTNTFDLGDLFTSAGFGMSFADRTIRLELAWPLTDLPGVDREPTLWLRLTPTF